A portion of the Haemophilus influenzae genome contains these proteins:
- the rsmG gene encoding 16S rRNA (guanine(527)-N(7))-methyltransferase RsmG: MKAKLVSLLAQANIKISDQQIQQLINLVNLLNKWNKAYNLTSVRDPQEMLVKHILDSLVVSPYLQGDRFIDVGTGPGLPGLPLAIINPSKQFVLLDSLGKRISFIRNAIRELRLTNVTPVLSRVEEYQPEDKFDGVLSRAFASLKDMTDWCHHLPKENGYFYALKGIYQEDEINELNKKYTIQKVIELSVPELIGERHLIVLR; the protein is encoded by the coding sequence ATGAAAGCCAAATTAGTCAGTTTACTTGCGCAAGCAAATATAAAAATAAGTGATCAACAAATTCAGCAGTTGATTAATCTGGTCAATTTACTCAATAAATGGAATAAAGCTTATAATTTGACGTCAGTTCGTGATCCACAAGAAATGTTAGTTAAACATATTTTAGATAGTCTTGTTGTAAGTCCTTATTTACAAGGTGATCGTTTTATTGATGTCGGTACAGGGCCTGGTTTGCCTGGTTTACCTTTGGCAATTATTAATCCTTCCAAACAATTTGTCCTCCTTGATAGCTTAGGTAAGCGTATTAGTTTTATTCGAAATGCTATACGTGAGCTTAGACTAACTAATGTAACCCCCGTTTTAAGTCGAGTAGAAGAATATCAACCTGAAGATAAATTTGATGGCGTATTAAGTCGTGCTTTTGCTTCGTTAAAAGATATGACAGATTGGTGCCATCATTTACCAAAAGAAAATGGATATTTTTATGCATTAAAAGGGATTTATCAGGAAGATGAAATTAATGAATTGAATAAAAAATATACTATTCAAAAAGTGATTGAATTATCTGTTCCTGAACTTATAGGCGAACGACATTTAATCGTTTTACGTTAA
- a CDS encoding ATP synthase subunit I — MSRILSHAKKNYRKAIVIESLLLVVFYLLIYGWQRQSAVDFSYGFLSAFLPFCTFIFIIFYRKQNFSTKLTALYRAEAIKFILTMVFIIIAIKWLFVINFIAFFVGFLLALVLNNIIPLILNKI; from the coding sequence ATGTCGCGCATTTTATCTCACGCTAAAAAAAACTACAGAAAAGCTATTGTTATTGAGAGTCTTTTGCTTGTAGTTTTTTATTTGCTTATTTATGGATGGCAACGCCAAAGTGCGGTAGATTTTAGTTACGGTTTTTTAAGTGCCTTTTTGCCTTTTTGTACATTTATATTTATCATTTTTTACAGAAAACAAAATTTTTCAACAAAACTGACCGCACTTTATCGTGCTGAAGCAATAAAGTTTATTTTAACGATGGTTTTTATCATTATTGCCATCAAATGGTTATTCGTTATCAATTTTATTGCGTTTTTTGTTGGTTTTTTATTGGCATTAGTGCTGAATAATATTATTCCACTTATTCTCAATAAAATTTAA
- the atpB gene encoding F0F1 ATP synthase subunit A, producing MSGQTTSEYISHHLSFLNTGDGFWNVHIDTLFFSILAAVIFLFVFSRVGKKATTGVPGKMQCLVEIVVEWVNGIVKENFHGPRNVVAPLALTIFCWVFIMNAIDLIPVDFLPQFAGLFGIHYLRAVPTADISATLGMSICVFFLILFYTIKSKGFKGLVKEYTLHPFNHWAFIPVNFILETVTLLAKPISLAFRLFGNMYAGELIFILIAVMYSANMAIAALGIPLHLAWAIFHILVITLQAFIFMMLTVVYLSIAYNKADH from the coding sequence ATGTCTGGACAAACAACATCGGAATACATTAGCCACCATTTATCCTTTCTCAATACAGGGGATGGATTTTGGAATGTTCATATAGATACGTTGTTCTTTTCTATTCTTGCTGCGGTTATTTTCCTATTTGTTTTTTCTCGAGTAGGGAAAAAAGCAACAACTGGCGTTCCAGGAAAAATGCAATGCTTAGTTGAAATTGTTGTGGAATGGGTTAATGGAATCGTGAAAGAAAATTTTCATGGTCCACGTAACGTAGTTGCGCCACTTGCATTAACAATTTTCTGTTGGGTATTCATCATGAATGCTATCGACTTAATTCCTGTTGATTTCTTACCTCAATTTGCAGGTTTGTTCGGTATTCATTATCTTCGTGCAGTGCCGACAGCAGATATTAGCGCAACTTTGGGCATGTCCATTTGTGTTTTCTTTTTAATTCTTTTCTACACAATAAAATCTAAAGGATTCAAAGGTTTAGTTAAAGAATATACGCTTCATCCATTCAATCATTGGGCGTTTATTCCTGTTAACTTTATTCTTGAAACGGTGACTTTATTGGCTAAACCAATTTCACTTGCTTTCCGTTTATTCGGTAACATGTATGCAGGGGAGTTAATCTTTATTCTTATCGCTGTAATGTATTCCGCTAATATGGCCATTGCAGCATTAGGGATTCCGTTACATCTTGCTTGGGCTATTTTCCATATTTTGGTTATTACCTTGCAGGCTTTCATCTTTATGATGTTAACGGTTGTTTATTTAAGTATTGCTTATAACAAAGCAGATCATTAA
- the atpE gene encoding F0F1 ATP synthase subunit C: METVITATIIGASILLAFAALGTAIGFAILGGKFLESSARQPELASSLQTKMFIVAGLLDAIAMIAVGISLLFIFANPFIGLLN; this comes from the coding sequence ATGGAAACTGTAATTACAGCGACAATCATCGGTGCATCAATTCTTCTTGCATTTGCTGCATTAGGTACTGCAATTGGCTTTGCTATTCTAGGTGGTAAATTCTTAGAATCATCAGCTCGCCAACCAGAATTAGCATCTAGCTTACAAACTAAAATGTTTATCGTAGCTGGTCTTTTAGATGCGATTGCAATGATTGCTGTTGGTATTTCATTACTTTTCATTTTCGCAAACCCATTCATCGGTTTATTAAACTAA
- the atpF gene encoding F0F1 ATP synthase subunit B, which yields MNLNATLIGQLIAFALFVWFCMKFVWPPIINAIETRQSQIANALASAEAAKKEQADTKNLVEQELSAAKVQAQEILDAANKRRNEVLDEVKAEAEELKAKIIAQGYAEVEAERKRVQEELRLKVASLAVAGAEKIVGRSIDEAANNDIIDKLVAEL from the coding sequence GTGAATTTAAATGCAACATTGATTGGTCAACTTATCGCATTCGCACTTTTTGTGTGGTTTTGCATGAAGTTTGTTTGGCCACCAATTATTAATGCGATTGAAACACGTCAAAGCCAAATTGCGAACGCTTTAGCGTCAGCTGAAGCAGCTAAAAAAGAGCAAGCAGATACGAAAAATCTTGTTGAACAAGAACTTTCAGCTGCAAAAGTACAAGCTCAAGAAATTTTAGATGCAGCGAATAAACGTCGCAATGAAGTGTTAGACGAAGTGAAGGCTGAAGCCGAAGAACTAAAAGCAAAAATTATTGCACAAGGTTATGCTGAAGTAGAAGCAGAACGTAAACGTGTTCAAGAAGAATTACGTCTTAAGGTGGCTTCATTGGCTGTGGCTGGTGCTGAGAAAATTGTGGGTCGTTCTATTGATGAAGCGGCAAACAATGACATTATTGATAAATTAGTTGCAGAGTTATAA
- the atpH gene encoding F0F1 ATP synthase subunit delta yields the protein MSELTTIARPYAKAAFDFAIEQSAVEKWTEMLGFAAAVAEDETVKAYLSSSLSAQKLADTVISICGEQLDQYGQNLIRLMAENKRLSAIPAVFEEFKHHVEEHQAIAEVEVTSAQPLNATQIEKIAAAMEKRLARKVKLNCNVDNALIAGVIVRTEDFVIDGSSRGQLTRLANELQL from the coding sequence ATGTCAGAATTAACTACAATAGCTCGCCCTTATGCAAAAGCTGCATTCGACTTTGCCATTGAACAAAGTGCGGTCGAAAAATGGACTGAAATGTTAGGTTTTGCTGCTGCCGTAGCTGAAGATGAAACGGTAAAAGCTTACTTAAGTAGTTCTCTTTCTGCACAGAAATTAGCTGATACAGTAATTTCTATTTGTGGCGAACAATTGGATCAATATGGGCAAAATCTTATTCGGTTAATGGCTGAAAATAAGCGTTTGAGTGCTATTCCTGCGGTGTTTGAAGAATTTAAACATCACGTAGAGGAACACCAAGCTATTGCAGAAGTTGAAGTAACATCTGCGCAACCATTGAATGCAACACAAATCGAAAAAATTGCAGCTGCAATGGAAAAAAGATTAGCTCGCAAAGTGAAATTAAATTGCAACGTGGATAACGCACTTATTGCTGGTGTGATTGTTCGTACTGAAGACTTTGTGATTGACGGAAGTAGCCGTGGGCAACTTACTCGTCTCGCAAACGAGTTGCAATTATAA
- the atpA gene encoding F0F1 ATP synthase subunit alpha, whose protein sequence is MQLNSTEISELIKKRIAQFDVVSEARNTGTIVSVSDGIIRIHGLSDVMQGEMIALPGNRYAMALNLERDSVGAVVMGPYADLAEGMEVQCTGRILEVPVGRGLLGRVVNTLGQPIDGKGEIENDGFSPVEVIAPGVIDRRSVDQPVQTGYKAVDSMVPIGRGQRELIIGDRQTGKTALAIDAIINQRNSGIKCIYVAIGQKASTIANVVRKLEEHGALANTIVVAASASESAALQYLAPYAGCAMGEYFRDRGEDALIVYDDLSKQAVAYRQISLLLRRPPGREAYPGDVFYLHSRLLERASRVNEDYVEKFTKGEVKGKTGSLTALPIIETQAGDVSAFVPTNVISITDGQIFLESNLFNSGIRPAVNPGISVSRVGGSAQTKVIKKLAGGIRTALAQYRELAAFAQFASDLDDATRKQLSHGEKVTELLKQKQFAPLSVAEQAVVLFAVEFGYLDDVELSKIASFETALLDYSNRNHAEFMQELNKTGNYNDEIKDTLKSILDGFKANSAW, encoded by the coding sequence ATGCAACTAAATTCAACTGAAATTAGTGAATTGATTAAAAAACGCATCGCTCAATTCGACGTGGTCAGTGAAGCGCGTAATACAGGGACAATTGTTTCTGTAAGCGATGGTATTATTCGCATCCACGGTTTAAGCGATGTGATGCAAGGTGAAATGATCGCCTTACCAGGTAATCGTTATGCGATGGCACTTAACCTTGAACGCGATTCTGTTGGTGCTGTAGTTATGGGACCTTACGCAGATTTAGCGGAAGGTATGGAAGTTCAATGTACAGGTCGTATTCTTGAAGTACCAGTTGGTCGTGGTTTATTAGGTCGTGTAGTTAATACGCTTGGTCAGCCAATCGATGGTAAAGGCGAAATTGAAAATGATGGTTTCTCACCAGTAGAAGTGATTGCGCCAGGTGTTATCGATCGTCGTTCTGTTGATCAACCTGTTCAAACTGGTTATAAAGCTGTCGATTCTATGGTACCGATTGGTCGTGGTCAGCGTGAGTTAATCATCGGTGACCGTCAAACGGGTAAAACTGCGTTAGCAATTGACGCTATTATTAATCAGCGTAATTCAGGTATTAAATGTATCTATGTTGCGATTGGTCAAAAAGCCTCTACTATTGCAAACGTCGTGCGTAAATTAGAAGAACATGGTGCGCTTGCAAATACTATCGTGGTAGCTGCATCTGCATCTGAATCAGCAGCGTTACAATATTTAGCCCCTTATGCTGGTTGTGCGATGGGGGAATATTTCCGTGATCGCGGCGAAGATGCGTTAATTGTTTATGATGATTTATCAAAACAAGCCGTAGCTTATCGTCAAATTTCATTATTATTACGTCGTCCACCAGGTCGTGAAGCCTATCCAGGTGATGTGTTCTATTTACATTCTCGTTTACTAGAACGTGCTTCTCGTGTAAATGAAGATTATGTAGAAAAATTCACTAAAGGTGAAGTGAAAGGAAAAACAGGTTCTTTAACCGCACTTCCTATTATTGAAACCCAAGCTGGTGACGTATCTGCGTTTGTTCCAACTAACGTAATTTCTATTACCGATGGTCAGATTTTCTTAGAATCTAACTTGTTTAACTCAGGTATTCGTCCTGCGGTAAACCCAGGTATTTCGGTATCTCGTGTTGGTGGTTCAGCGCAAACTAAAGTTATTAAGAAATTAGCGGGTGGTATTCGTACCGCGCTAGCTCAATATCGTGAATTAGCAGCGTTTGCACAGTTTGCATCAGATCTAGATGATGCGACTCGTAAGCAACTTTCTCACGGTGAAAAAGTAACTGAATTATTAAAACAAAAACAATTCGCACCATTATCTGTTGCAGAACAAGCGGTTGTATTGTTTGCTGTTGAATTTGGTTATTTGGATGACGTGGAATTATCAAAAATTGCAAGTTTTGAGACCGCACTTTTAGATTATTCTAACCGTAATCACGCTGAATTTATGCAAGAGCTTAATAAAACCGGTAACTATAATGATGAAATCAAAGATACGTTAAAAAGTATTTTAGATGGTTTTAAAGCGAATAGTGCTTGGTAG
- the atpG gene encoding F0F1 ATP synthase subunit gamma, whose protein sequence is MAGAKEIKTKIASVQSTQKITKAMEMVATSKMRKTQDRMAASRPYSETIRNVISHVSKASIGYKHPFLVEREVKKIGILVISTDRGMCGGLNVNLFKTTLNQIKNWKEQNISTDLGLIGSKGISFFRSFGFNIKGQLSGLGDTPVLEELIGVANTMFDAYRNGEIDAVYIAYNKFVNTMSQKPVVQQLVPLPESKDDHLNERQQTWDYLYEPEPKVLLDSLLVRYLESQIYQAVVDNLASEQAARMVAMKAATDNAGNLINDLRLVYNKARQASITNELNEIVAGAAAI, encoded by the coding sequence ATGGCAGGTGCAAAAGAGATAAAAACCAAAATTGCCAGTGTACAAAGTACACAAAAAATCACTAAGGCAATGGAAATGGTGGCAACCTCGAAAATGCGTAAAACGCAGGATCGTATGGCTGCATCTCGTCCGTATTCTGAAACTATCCGTAATGTTATTAGTCATGTGTCTAAGGCAAGTATCGGTTATAAACATCCGTTCTTAGTTGAGCGCGAAGTGAAGAAAATCGGTATCTTGGTTATTTCAACAGATCGTGGGATGTGTGGTGGGTTAAATGTTAATTTATTCAAAACCACACTTAACCAAATAAAAAATTGGAAAGAACAAAATATTTCTACAGATTTGGGCTTAATAGGTTCAAAAGGGATTAGTTTTTTCCGTTCCTTTGGATTTAATATCAAAGGTCAGCTTTCTGGTTTAGGCGATACGCCCGTTCTAGAAGAGTTAATTGGTGTGGCAAATACAATGTTTGATGCTTATCGTAATGGTGAAATTGATGCAGTTTATATTGCATACAATAAATTTGTTAATACGATGTCGCAAAAACCTGTTGTGCAACAGTTAGTTCCTTTACCAGAATCTAAAGACGATCATTTAAATGAAAGACAACAGACTTGGGATTATCTTTATGAGCCAGAACCAAAAGTACTATTAGATAGCCTTTTAGTTCGTTATTTAGAGTCCCAAATTTACCAAGCGGTTGTAGATAATTTAGCTTCAGAACAAGCGGCTCGAATGGTAGCAATGAAAGCAGCAACGGATAATGCAGGTAATTTAATTAATGATCTGCGGTTGGTGTATAACAAAGCTCGTCAAGCAAGTATCACAAATGAATTGAATGAAATCGTAGCCGGTGCGGCAGCGATTTAA
- the atpD gene encoding F0F1 ATP synthase subunit beta, producing the protein MSAGKIVQIIGAVIDVEFPQDAVPKVYDALKVESGLTLEVQQQLGGGVVRCIALGTSDGLKRGLKVENTNNPIQVPVGTKTLGRIMNVLGEPIDEQGAIGEEERWAIHRSAPSYEEQSNSTELLETGIKVIDLICPFAKGGKVGLFGGAGVGKTVNMMELIRNIAIEHSGYSVFAGVGERTREGNDFYHEMKDSNVLDKVSLVYGQMNEPPGNRLRVALTGLTMAEKFRDEGRDVLFFVDNIYRYTLAGTEVSALLGRMPSAVGYQPTLAEEMGVLQERITSTKTGSITSVQAVYVPADDLTDPSPATTFAHLDSTVVLSRQIASLGIYPAVDPLDSTSRQLDPLVVGQEHYDVARGVQGILQRYKELKDIIAILGMDELSEEDKLVVARARKIERFLSQPFFVAEVFTGSPGKYVTLKDTIRGFKGILDGEYDHIPEQAFYMVGSIDEVLEKAKNM; encoded by the coding sequence ATGTCAGCAGGAAAAATTGTACAAATCATCGGTGCGGTGATTGACGTTGAATTTCCACAAGATGCAGTGCCAAAAGTTTACGATGCATTAAAAGTTGAATCAGGTTTAACACTTGAGGTGCAACAACAATTAGGTGGCGGAGTAGTTCGTTGTATTGCATTGGGTACATCTGATGGTTTAAAACGTGGCTTAAAAGTAGAAAACACAAATAACCCAATTCAAGTACCAGTAGGCACAAAAACACTTGGTCGTATTATGAATGTGTTGGGCGAACCAATTGACGAACAAGGAGCAATTGGTGAAGAAGAGCGTTGGGCTATCCACCGTTCGGCACCGAGCTATGAAGAACAATCAAACAGTACGGAATTATTAGAAACTGGTATCAAAGTGATCGACTTAATTTGTCCATTCGCAAAAGGTGGTAAAGTTGGTTTATTCGGCGGTGCAGGTGTAGGTAAAACCGTAAATATGATGGAGTTGATTCGTAATATTGCGATTGAGCATTCAGGTTACTCTGTATTTGCGGGTGTAGGAGAACGTACTCGTGAAGGTAATGACTTCTATCATGAAATGAAAGATTCTAACGTATTAGATAAAGTATCTTTGGTTTATGGTCAAATGAACGAGCCACCAGGTAACCGTTTACGTGTTGCATTGACTGGTTTAACTATGGCTGAAAAATTCCGTGATGAAGGTCGAGATGTATTATTCTTTGTGGATAATATTTATCGTTATACCCTTGCTGGTACGGAAGTATCTGCGTTATTAGGTCGTATGCCATCCGCGGTAGGTTATCAACCGACATTGGCAGAAGAAATGGGTGTGTTACAAGAACGTATCACTTCAACCAAAACAGGTTCTATCACTTCTGTGCAAGCGGTGTACGTACCAGCGGATGACTTAACTGACCCATCTCCAGCAACAACTTTCGCACATTTAGACTCAACTGTTGTATTAAGTCGTCAAATCGCATCTTTAGGTATTTACCCTGCAGTTGATCCATTAGATTCAACTTCACGTCAGTTAGACCCGCTTGTTGTTGGTCAAGAACATTATGATGTTGCTCGTGGTGTACAAGGTATTTTACAACGTTATAAAGAATTGAAGGATATTATTGCAATTCTTGGTATGGACGAATTATCTGAAGAAGATAAATTAGTGGTAGCACGTGCACGTAAAATTGAACGTTTCTTATCACAACCATTCTTTGTTGCAGAAGTCTTCACAGGTTCACCAGGTAAATACGTGACATTAAAAGACACCATCCGTGGCTTCAAAGGTATCTTAGATGGCGAATATGACCATATTCCTGAACAAGCGTTCTATATGGTTGGTTCAATCGATGAAGTGTTAGAAAAAGCCAAAAATATGTAA
- a CDS encoding F0F1 ATP synthase subunit epsilon — translation MATFNLTIVSAEQKIFEGEVKQIQVTGVEGELGILPGHTPLLTAIKPGIVKFTLKDGNEEVIYVSGGFLEVQPNIVTVLADIAIRGSELDADRIHEAKRKAEENIVSHGSDVDHDLLVAKLSKELAKLRAYELTEKLLKTRR, via the coding sequence ATGGCGACATTTAATTTAACAATAGTAAGCGCAGAGCAGAAAATCTTTGAAGGTGAAGTAAAACAAATTCAGGTAACTGGTGTGGAAGGGGAGCTTGGTATTTTGCCCGGACATACGCCATTGCTAACAGCAATTAAGCCTGGGATTGTTAAATTTACTCTTAAAGATGGGAATGAAGAAGTTATCTATGTTTCTGGTGGTTTTTTAGAAGTTCAACCAAATATTGTGACAGTATTAGCAGATATTGCTATTCGAGGTAGTGAATTAGATGCAGATCGTATTCACGAAGCAAAACGTAAAGCAGAAGAAAATATAGTATCTCACGGATCTGATGTAGATCACGACTTACTTGTTGCAAAACTTTCTAAAGAGTTAGCAAAACTTCGAGCTTATGAACTCACTGAAAAACTATTGAAAACAAGACGATAA
- a CDS encoding aromatic amino acid transporter — protein MNKTVGSTLLVAGTMIGAGMLAMPLTSAGIGFGFTLILLLGLWALLTFSALLFVELYQTAESNAGIGTLAEQYFGKAGRIIATAVLIIFLYALIAAYISGGGSLLKDLLPESFGDKVSVLLFTVIFGSFIVIGTHSVDKINRVLFFVMLAAFAVVLSLMLPEIKFDNLMATPIDKALIISASPVFFTAFGFHGSIPSLNKYLDGNVKALRFSILVGSAITLCAYILWQLSTHGLLTQNEFLQILKEDATLNGLVKATFTITGSNVIASAVKLFSTLALITSFLGVGLGLLECIEDLLKRSFNVTAGRISLGLLTFIPPLVFALFYPEGFILALGYAGQMFAFYAVVLPVSLVWKARRAHANLPYKVWGGNLTLIIVLVLGVIITSIPFAIRAGYLPFVVG, from the coding sequence ATGAACAAAACTGTAGGCAGCACACTTCTTGTTGCTGGCACGATGATTGGCGCGGGAATGTTGGCTATGCCTCTCACTTCCGCTGGCATTGGCTTCGGCTTTACTTTAATCTTGTTATTGGGGCTTTGGGCATTATTAACTTTTAGCGCACTTTTATTCGTTGAGCTCTATCAAACTGCGGAAAGTAATGCAGGTATCGGCACACTTGCAGAACAATATTTTGGTAAAGCAGGACGCATTATTGCCACAGCCGTGCTAATTATTTTCTTATATGCATTAATTGCCGCTTATATCAGCGGTGGCGGTTCACTACTAAAAGATTTATTACCAGAAAGTTTTGGCGATAAAGTTAGCGTCTTATTATTTACCGTGATTTTCGGTTCATTTATCGTCATCGGCACACATAGCGTAGATAAAATTAATCGCGTGTTATTTTTCGTTATGCTTGCTGCCTTTGCCGTGGTGTTAAGCTTAATGTTGCCAGAAATCAAATTTGATAACTTAATGGCGACGCCAATTGATAAGGCTTTAATTATCTCTGCAAGCCCTGTATTTTTCACGGCGTTTGGTTTCCACGGTTCCATTCCAAGTTTAAATAAATACTTAGATGGCAATGTAAAAGCATTGCGCTTCTCTATTTTGGTCGGCTCTGCCATAACACTTTGTGCTTATATTCTATGGCAACTATCCACGCACGGCTTGCTTACACAAAATGAATTTTTACAAATCTTAAAAGAAGATGCGACTTTAAATGGCTTAGTAAAAGCAACCTTCACCATCACTGGAAGCAATGTGATCGCAAGTGCGGTAAAATTATTTTCTACATTAGCACTTATCACTTCTTTCTTAGGTGTGGGATTAGGATTATTAGAATGTATTGAAGATTTACTAAAACGTTCATTTAACGTTACAGCAGGTAGAATTTCACTTGGTTTACTGACTTTTATTCCACCACTTGTTTTTGCATTATTTTACCCAGAAGGTTTTATTTTAGCACTAGGCTACGCAGGTCAAATGTTTGCATTCTACGCCGTAGTATTGCCAGTTAGCCTTGTTTGGAAAGCTCGTCGTGCCCACGCTAATTTGCCATACAAAGTGTGGGGAGGAAATCTGACTTTAATTATCGTATTGGTATTAGGCGTGATCATTACATCCATTCCATTTGCGATTCGTGCGGGTTATTTACCCTTTGTTGTAGGTTAA
- a CDS encoding YicC/YloC family endoribonuclease: MIYSMTAFARLEVKKDWGDAVWEIRSVNQRYLENFFRLPEQFRGLENTLREKLRQSLTRGKIECSLRIETKKQANAELNLNKELANQVIQSLQWIKAQAGEGEINLTDVLRYPGVVEAQEQDLDAISQDLLTAFDDLLTDFIAMRGREGEKLDDIIQQRLDSIAVETDKVRSQMPAVLQWQRERLLQRFEDAQLNLDPQRVEQEMILLAQRVDVAEELDRLQMHVKETTNILKKGGAVGRKLDFMMQELNRESNTLASKSINADITASAVELKVLIEQMREQIQNLE; this comes from the coding sequence ATGATTTACAGTATGACCGCCTTTGCACGCCTTGAAGTGAAAAAAGATTGGGGTGATGCGGTATGGGAAATTCGTTCCGTTAATCAACGTTATTTAGAAAACTTTTTCCGTTTGCCCGAGCAATTTCGCGGATTAGAAAACACGTTGCGTGAGAAACTTCGTCAAAGTCTTACTCGCGGTAAAATTGAATGTTCTCTACGCATTGAAACAAAAAAACAAGCAAATGCTGAGTTGAATTTAAATAAAGAGCTTGCGAATCAAGTGATTCAGTCTTTGCAATGGATTAAAGCTCAGGCTGGAGAAGGTGAAATTAATTTGACAGACGTGCTGCGTTATCCTGGTGTGGTGGAAGCGCAAGAGCAAGATTTAGATGCGATTAGTCAAGATTTATTGACAGCCTTTGATGATTTACTGACAGATTTTATTGCAATGCGTGGTCGTGAGGGGGAAAAACTGGACGACATTATTCAACAACGTTTAGATTCCATTGCAGTGGAAACGGATAAAGTGCGGTCACAAATGCCAGCAGTTTTACAATGGCAGCGTGAACGTTTATTGCAACGTTTTGAAGATGCTCAACTTAATCTTGATCCGCAACGTGTGGAACAAGAAATGATTTTACTGGCTCAACGCGTTGATGTGGCGGAAGAGCTAGATCGTTTACAAATGCACGTGAAAGAAACCACGAATATTTTGAAAAAAGGCGGTGCAGTTGGACGTAAATTAGATTTTATGATGCAAGAGTTGAATCGTGAATCCAATACCCTTGCGTCTAAATCCATTAATGCGGATATCACGGCTTCTGCGGTGGAGCTAAAAGTGCTTATTGAACAAATGCGTGAGCAAATTCAGAATTTAGAATAG
- a CDS encoding YgfZ/GcvT domain-containing protein, whose product MSQFISLTQYQLIEVQGADAEKYLQGQLTSDVVRLASGVTTLTAHCDPKGKMNAIYRLFKVSSEQFFLLVKKDILSSGLDALKKYAVFSKVSFDLRDWQIIGVIGEKCGKITPHFSLEIDGQRSILLNETELPVNFNGDEKIWEIADIQAGLPNLSPQTQNEFIPQALNLQAIEQAISFTKGCYIGQETVARAKYRGANKRAMFIFKAQTQQEVEIGSEIEMQIEANWRKTGTITSAVNLDGILWLQVVMNNDMDSEQQFRLPSNEILLERVQLPYSITE is encoded by the coding sequence ATGTCTCAATTTATTTCTCTTACTCAATATCAGCTGATTGAAGTACAGGGTGCGGATGCAGAAAAATATTTGCAAGGGCAATTAACTTCTGATGTTGTGCGATTAGCAAGTGGCGTAACGACACTTACAGCTCACTGTGACCCAAAAGGTAAAATGAATGCAATTTACCGTTTGTTTAAAGTAAGTAGTGAACAATTCTTTTTGCTCGTTAAGAAAGATATTTTGTCAAGCGGGCTAGATGCCTTGAAAAAATATGCGGTATTTTCAAAAGTCAGTTTTGATTTACGTGATTGGCAAATCATTGGCGTAATAGGTGAAAAATGTGGAAAAATTACACCGCACTTTTCATTAGAAATTGATGGACAGCGTTCAATTTTATTAAATGAAACTGAATTGCCCGTGAATTTTAATGGCGATGAAAAAATTTGGGAAATAGCTGATATTCAAGCAGGATTGCCAAATTTAAGTCCTCAAACGCAAAATGAATTTATCCCACAAGCCCTAAATTTACAGGCTATTGAGCAAGCAATTTCTTTTACCAAAGGCTGTTATATTGGGCAAGAAACCGTGGCACGTGCGAAATATCGTGGGGCAAACAAACGTGCAATGTTTATTTTTAAAGCGCAAACTCAGCAGGAAGTGGAAATTGGCAGTGAAATCGAAATGCAGATTGAAGCCAATTGGCGTAAGACTGGCACGATTACAAGTGCGGTCAATTTAGACGGTATTTTATGGTTGCAAGTTGTGATGAATAATGACATGGATTCAGAGCAACAATTTAGATTGCCGAGTAATGAAATACTGTTAGAGCGAGTGCAGTTACCTTATTCGATTACTGAATAA